One Labeo rohita strain BAU-BD-2019 chromosome 12, IGBB_LRoh.1.0, whole genome shotgun sequence genomic region harbors:
- the zgc:163057 gene encoding hemoglobin subunit alpha-D-like codes for MLSNTEKELIIQIWDKMIPVAEEIGSEALLRMFTSFPKTKTYFSHLDISPHSEHLRCHGKKIIQALAEGARNISTLTTTLAPLSRFHAYQLRIHPTNFKLFNHCIIVTLACHMGDNFTPVAHAAIDKFLSAFSAVLAEKFR; via the exons ATGCTCTCGAACACCGAAAAAGAGTTGATAATACAGATATGGGACAAAATGATTCCAGTGGCAGAGGAAATTGGATCTGAGGCTCTATTAAG GATGTTCACATCGTTCCCCAAAACGAAGACATACTTCTCTCATCTAGATATCAGCCCCCATTCGGAGCATTTACGCTGCCACGGGAAGAAAATCATCCAGGCTTTAGCAGAGGGTGCGAGGAACATAAGCACACTTACTACAACGTTGGCACCGCTAAGCAGGTTCCATGCCTATCAACTGCGAATACATCCTACAAATTTCAAG CTTTTCAATCATTGCATCATTGTGACGTTAGCCTGCCATATGGGTGACAACTTCACACCAGTTGCACACGCGGCGATAGACAAGTTTCTTTCGGCATTCTCTGCTGTTTTAGCCGAGAAGTTCCGATGA
- the hbbe3 gene encoding hemoglobin beta embryonic-3: MVAWTDEERAAIQGVFAKLDYESVGLESLTRCLVVYPWTRRYFGGFGNLFNAEAIMANPNVAAHGVVVLQGLEKALKNMDDIKNTYASLSELHSLKLQVDPGNFQLLGDCLTVVIATRLRTEFTPYIQAAWQKFLSVVVSALSRQYH, from the exons ATGGTTGCGTGGACAGATGAAGAGCGCGCTGCGATACAGGGTGTATTCGCCAAACTCGACTACGAGTCGGTAGGCCTAGAGAGCTTGACGAG ATGCTTGGTCGTTTACCCTTGGACTCGACGGTACTTTGGTGGGTTTGGAAACCTTTTTAACGCTGAGGCAATCATGGCTAACCCAAATGTCGCAGCTCACGGAGTGGTAGTACTTCAAGGATTGGAGAAAGCTCTCAAAAACATGGATGATATCAAGAACACCTACGCTTCCCTGAGCGAGCTTCACTCACTGAAACTTCAAGTCGATCCAGGCAATTTCCAG CTCTTAGGTGACTGCCTGACCGTGGTGATCGCTACACGCCTGAGGACTGAGTTCACCCCATACATCCAAGCTGCGTGGCAGAAGTTCCTGTCTGTTGTTGTGTCAGCCCTGTCAAGGCAGTATCACTGA
- the hbbe2 gene encoding hemoglobin beta embryonic-2, which translates to MVVWTDQERAYIQDIFSKLNYEDAGPKALQRTLIVYPWTQRYFASFGNLYNAEAIMSNQKVAAHGVVVLHGLDRAMKNMDDIKNTYTELSVLHSDKLHVDPDNFRLLADCLTIVIASTMGTSFTPDVQAAWQKFLAVVVSALCRQYH; encoded by the exons ATGGTTGTGTGGACCGATCAGGAGCGTGCCTACATCCAGGACATTTTCAGCAAGCTGAATTATGAGGACGCTGGCCCCAAAGCTCTGCAGAG GACCTTGATTGTGTATCCCTGGACTCAGCGGTACTTCGCAAGCTTTGGAAACCTGTACAATGCAGAGGCCATCATGTCCAATCAAAAGGTGGCAGCTCACGGAGTTGTCGTGCTCCACGGTCTTGACAGAGCCATGAAGAACATGGATGACATCAAGAACACCTATACCGAACTGAGCGTGCTGCACTCCGATAAACTGCACGTGGATCCTGACAACTTCAGG CTGCTGGCCGACTGCCTGACCATCGTGATTGCATCCACTATGGGTACCTCTTTCACACCTGATGTGCAGGCTGCCTGGCAGAAGTTCCTCGCTGTTGTCGTCTCTGCTCTGTGCAGACAGTATCATTAA
- the hbae5 gene encoding hemoglobin, alpha embryonic 5, translating into MSLSANDKATVKALWAKISPKAEDIGSEALSRMLYVYPQTKTYFSHWSDLTPGSAPVRKHGKKVIGGIGLAVEKIDDLFNGLLTLSELHAFQLRVDPANFRILSHNILVVLAMLFPDDFTPEAHLALDKFFARVALALSDKYR; encoded by the exons ATGAGTCTCTCTGCTAATGACAAAGCAACTGTGAAGGCCCTCTGGGCAAAGATCTCCCCAAAGGCTGAGGATATCGGCAGTGAGGCATTGTCCAG AATGCTCTATGTCTACCCTCAGACCAAGACCTACTTCTCTCACTGGAGCGACCTGACCCCTGGCTCGGCTCCTGTGAGGAAGCATGGAAAGAAGGTCATCGGTGGAATCGGTTTGGCTGTTGAGAAAATCGACGATCTTTTCAACGGCCTGCTCACTCTTAGCGAGCTGCATGCCTTTCAGCTGAGAGTCGATCCTGCTAACTTCAGG atCCTGTCCCACAACATTCTTGTGGTGTTGGCCATGCTCTTCCCTGATGACTTCACACCTGAAGCCCACCTGGCCTTGGACAAGTTCTTTGCAAGAGTGGCCCTGGCTTTGTCTGACAAATATCGTTAA